The nucleotide window TTTTAATTCAACAATCGATGTCCATGagatttcaaataaaattgaagactGAGTGATATTAGACCAAAAACTAACTAATGTGATAGAAGtaacaatgaaaaataaaaataaaaatgaaaaagggatGTTATAAGAGATTAGCAAGAGGTTAGAAGTTTGGTAGTGAATAATTGTAAGACCTTTACAAGTGTCATGGCCAACCGTGGCAGCAGCTATGGAAAAAGATTGGCAGCGGTTGTCAAAGAAATGTACAAGTCTACTTTGGAAGCCTTAATAGCGCATGTGGGACAAGTGTGCAGCACAGCTGCGCGCAATGCACATAAGCAGCACAACAGCGTAGCGCAGCGCCGCACAACAGCGCATGCAGCTAGCGCACAACGCAAGCTGGCAGTTTCGTGGGCAGTTGCTGGCATATCGTGTGGGAGGTTGAGTGGGCGGTTCCTGGCAAGTTGTGTGCAAGTTGCTAGCAGATTGTGTGGGCAGTTACATGCGCAGTTGTAGGGAGAAATTCCAGCATATGTGAAGCAAGATTTAAGGGCATGTCTGGGCGGTTATGCATGGTAGTGGCGGAGTGGCATGCATGGGATGCATCATGTGGCGAAGGCAATGTTAGTGGAAAGAGTGGGCGATTACCTTGCACCTTTGTAGACATACAACATGGCATGATGGCATGACATGGCCTTGACATTGGCACATGGCGCCACAAGCAAAAAGGAAACCTTAAGAATAGGAGTTCATGGGTTTCTTGGTGGGATAGTGGCATGGCGGTTTTTAGGAGGAAAACTACCTATGCCATGGTGGCTGCGTGCACAATAGACACATCACCTAAGCAGTTGGGGTTGTCAACTGTGATGAGTCTATAAATTGGCCTTAGAGTAGGCATTGTAGACAAGAGACAACGACACAAATAGAAAGTAAGACAGCAAAGTGCATGTGCTGATCTACAAAGTGTTCAGGCAAAGTGTATCCTTATCTTGTGTGTCTATTATTTGTGTGTGAGAATGTGAGTGGCTGAGACTGTGCTTGGTGCATAGTGCCATTACAAGGGTTGAAATTTGGGCGAAAATTTACCCCTGTAACAATAATTAAGATGAATAGAAAATGAAGTTGACGACCttctaaatttgaaaaatgtattggagaaaaataaagaatttggacttatataattttcatgcaattgcaatgaaaaaaacaaaaataatgttcgAATTCCCTAAAGCATCTCCAAGAATGCTACttaaattcacattttaatCTACAAATGACTTAAATTTTGGAGTGTCAATCAAGGGGTGTAGTTAGAATTGTAAAATTCGGttctgaaataaaaaatacaagcatatcaaatatataaatattcaaaaattaGCCATGTCTAATTAGATAAgtcattaattttaattagaaATTGTCATTTACTCAACAAAGTCATTTTCTCTCCTTAATAAAACTCCAGTATGAAATTGTAAATAGAGAATAGATCACCTTATTGAGCAAAGAGCGAGAGTTTTATTTTGCATCTTGGGCAGATGAGCTATATTtcaatgaaaatatatttttaaagcttAACACACGACCAGTTTTAATGAGACTCTTGATGAAATGCAATGACAGAAATCAAATTCAGctttagagagaaaaaaaatgaaggatcatattgatgaatttgaaaatttaaggACTATATTGAGaatgtttaaaaaatttcaaggacGATTTATGTTAAACAAATTCTTAAGAAAAAGTGTTGTGTATTAATGTCGCTGCCTCCTCATGTCACGGCCCATCGTCCTACACGTCGCACACGGATCAAACGCAGTTGAGCCTTGGACTTTTGGAGGTTCGATCCAACGATCCATCCActtcatttaattaaaaaaaaatttacagaaTAATTTACAACGATCCGGCCAGCCGCAAAACGTGTCTGTCTTAATCTTtcccaaataaacaaaaacacaaattcCATcctattttttgggtttaaagaaaaagaaaaaagtacgCGGCGGAATGATGAAAGTCCGGCGACTGAGATCTTCCAGACCTGTGAAGAATTGAGAAGCAGAATCCGAACATGCAGCTTATTCTGGTCTGGTGGCTGGTGAGTTCTCTCTCTTAACTGACTTTGATACTTGAAACAGAGTTAGTTATTTCAGTTGGTCTGAGAGCAGCAACAACCCTCACTACTCAGCTTAAGGTTTTCATTTCATCACTGCACTAAAAAATTCACTATGAGATCGATCACTGATTGTGCATTTACCAATTATGATTATGCAGAATTATGGTGAATCACTGAATTTTGgtttatgggttttttttgtttgttttggtttatggGCTTATAGTTATTTACAGatttatgttgttttgagATAAATCTTGTTTCTATACGCTGTCAAACTTTTTTTAACTGGATTTTATAATGAAATCTGGAAATGAGAATTCACTTTTTGATTGAAGATGAAAATTGAGGTTTTGCTTTGGGGGTAATTGATTATTGCAATCTTAGTATTGTGTTGTGCctgtataaaaatattttcgaACAATGCTTCAATCAAAGATGGTAGATCAACTAAATAACGTACTTGCTGGTAACTAATTGTTAGATCAGTCGGTTAATTAAAAGATTCTAGCTTCTAGCTGGCGTGCTATATTTCGCAACCTGCCTAAGCTTCTAGCTTTGCAGGTCATGTAATTTGCTGAAATCTGAATCGTGAATCGTCCTAATGGCTATGGATGATGTGAGAGAACCTCTGAAGAGTAGAAAATTTCGCCGTTGTAGAAGTGCTCCTCTTGCAGAGCATGTACCCTTAGAGACAACCAACACTGGCTCAGTTCCAGTTACTGAATCCATTTTTCGAAATTTACACCCGAGTTTTCgtaaagtaggtatattcttGGCTTTCTACTTAGGCATAGGAACTATCTGCTTCTACCTCGTCAGGAACCAGATCAAGGGAGAGAAGACAAATGGAGTTCTTGATGCTGTTTATTTCTGTATTGTGACAATGACCACTGTTGGATATGGAGACCTAGTGCCAAACAGCATTCTTTCGAAACTACTGGCCTGTGCTTTTGTCTTCACAGGAATGGCTCTTGTTGGGTTGATCTTGAGCAAAGCAGCTGACTACTTGGTCGAGAAGCAGGAAATATTGCTTGCTAAAGCCTTACATATGCATCAAAAAGTTGGTCATATTCAAGTTCTTAAAGATGTTGAGACTAACAGTTTGAAGTACAAATGCATTGTGGCCTTTATCCTTCTTTTGGTACTCATAAGTGCTGGCACAATCTTCCTAGCTACTGTTGAGAAATTGGACCTTGTGGATGCATTTTATTGCGTTTGTTCTACCATTACAACCCTGGGGTATGGAGATAAGAGCTTTTCAACTCAAGCAGGGCGTGTTTTTGCAATATTCTGGATATTGACAAGTACCATTTGTTTAGCTCAGTTTTTCCTCTACATTGCTGAGCTAAACTCCCAGAGCAGGCAAAGGGCATTGGTCAAGTGGGTTCTTTCTCGTAGGACAACAAATGTAGATTTGGAGGCAGCTGATCTTGATGGTGATGGGGTAGTTGGGTATgtggattgtgtttttttttcccaaaattaTTTCCATATTATGGGCTTATTTCTGAATTCAAATTTGCTGATagtttcataacaaactttcCATTCTCTTTCTCGTCCTTTCTTTTCCATAGGGCTGctgaatttatcatatataAGCTCAAAGAGATGGGGAAGATTAGCCAAGAAGATATTAGACTCGTGATGGAGGAATTCGAAGATCTCGACGTTGATCAGTCAGGAACCTTGTCGTTATCAGATATAATGCTTGCTCAACCTCCTTCGACAGAAAAGTAACACTGGCCTCATGCTGGTTTTCATTCGGAGAAGTGTCTTGTAAGATTGTAGTATGTATGATTGTTTACCCTTTCTGTGATATAAATTTTATACATGAGGCCATATCAGAAACACTCCAATACATATCTTCCTTATAAACACTTTGGTTAAAAATGGTTAGACTGCCTCTAAGCATTTTAGTGATCATTGTTCATTTTGGTTTACTGGATTCATACAATGTGTGAAACCAACTTGCATAATGACAATTGTGACATTGAAATTTCGCATTTCATGACCGCGAAAGTCTTTACTTGTCAGCGGCATCTAGCggacacaaattttttttctccatcaCATTGCAAAATAGGACTGCTTCTAGCCAACAATAGAAAGAGATTGATCAAAATGGGAAACAacctttttgtattttgatgaAAGATTAGGTGGTTAAACTTTGGGTTACTTAGAGCATCCACTATGGGCTCTTTAAACCACCTCCTTAGATAAATTTTAGAGAGGAtttggaaaaatacaactccaaccatgctccttATCCACCTCttaaaatagggagacctttagaagctcctaaatctgaggagagagaaatgactcCTAGTGGGTGGCtctctataatttaatgctggagtatttcaaatctttaattattatttattatttttatattattttttaatagagattgaccaattaaaaaagagttatagcatttatgactccctaaactaAAGAGCATGAttggagtttaaattttatagaaagctcctaaaataaatttttatatgtttttagctaaattttaactaaaaaatagagagcatgattgtggatgctcttataCAATATTATATGCGTctgcatttttgtttttacttgaaaGGAAAGGATATGCTCTCTTTGAGTAAGACACCTTTGTGTATGCAATGGGCTTGTAGGTTCGATTCCATATCccaatatcgtttgtataaatatttataaataaaaaaacatttaaaaaataaaatttttaatattttgtgtATCTTCTTTGGGTTCTTTGAGTTGGGCCAGGCAAAACCTTTACTGTGGCCCAGAAGACAATTCACACTTGAGTTATTCTAacgattaattaatttaattcaataattaataaataagaCCTCAACTAATTACAATATATAAAGCCCTCAGAATTCTTGATTCATACTTTGATGGTAATTATCTTGTGGGTCCGAGCCCAGCAATCACCTCAAACTCAAAGCAATGCCTCACTCGGATGTCAAACTGAAATGATTGTAGGGCGCACACATGATGTGGTCCCCACACACCTTATGGATAATCAttcaatttcttgaactctcTCGCAGCAGCTAGATGGGGCCATAATCCAGTGGATCCACTTTTAGGTACCATCACATCATACGCCTCTATTCCCACTTATTACACGTCCTACAATATACTTTTATAGAATATTACGGTGTGCCATTGCAGTTATGTGAAcaaatttttgtgttttctgaTTTGAGAATTAATAGGGAAGCAGAGACGGACCTACAGTGGGGTCAATGGGGTCAAACGACCCCATGGACTCCATGGAAGCAAGGTAGAAGGTGGCTTTGAAATGGGGTATGACCCCATGAGAGAGGGGATTTGcagacaagaggaagaagaagatgaacaggGCTCTGTTCTGTTTGAAAGAagctggccaaaacggcgtcgttttgggccagcttctaatttttttttaaaaacagactggccaaaacgacgtcgttttggacaAAAACgcgctggccaaaacgacgtcgttttggacaAAAACGcgctggccaaaacggcgtTGTTTTGGACCAGACgtgcgaatttttttttaaaactcactggccaaaacggcgtcgttttggaccagcgaattttttttaaaaacccacTGGCCAAAACGCTGTCGTTTTGGACcatcgaatttttttttaaaagacctggccaaaacgacgtcgttttggtccaggtgttataaaaaaaaaaacacagatcagtttcccttcttcttcctcccgaattttcattccaaaacacctattttctaaactctAAAACCTAAATCCCCAATCTCCACCCCCCACAAACCTTTAACCCTCTTCCCCACAAAGCCTTGaagccccaaaaaaaaattgaacttttacaCTATGACCCCACGACACAAAATTTCTGGGTCCGTCCCTGTAGGGAAGGGATTTCAATACCCCTCTTTTAGCCCTCCTATAGCacgagtgtttttttttttttttttggtcatatAGCACGACACGAGTATGTTAGCGCgggaaaattgtaaaatattaAGTTTGAAGTGCATATAGCGAAAATATGAATCGAAAAATCactaactaatttaataaatacagTTGTGTGGATATTTCTAGGTCATTGATTAGTATGAAACTTGAATAAGccatttgatttatttggaATACTAAAGAACTATTGAATTGGTGTGGGAGTTAAATACACTTCGACAGCTATTAAATCCCCTCTAATGAGTTAAATATgttagtgtagtggtttggagtattttaCTCTTTCAGGCAAGGTCCTAGGTTTGAGTCTTAGCatttgtgttgtgtgtgtgagtttaatatgctatcgcccttttcaataggaaatgtcctcaaccaaaaaaataaaaaataaaaataaaaacacttcTGCTTCTATAATACTGTGatagtttagattatcgctttgtattaaaaaaaaactctcacatTTAAATCACTGATTCTAACAAATTTACTAATACTATAGTAGCAATTGTATAACAAACAGAGAGGAGAGtacaattttgaaatttcaaaacctTTTTGGACCTAAAGATTGGCCCCTCCCCTACTTGACTTTATCGTACAATTAGATtaatacaagaaaacaaacaaaaattgtcGGTGTCAATGGTTTGGAAAAATTAGGGAATCTGTGCACAGTACACAAATTTAGGGCTTATCTGGAAGACTGGAACTgcaatataaaaatttaaaatttaaaaataagaaaaagcagaaaaaaaaattgaaaaactaaatACCCTAAGcacaaaattacaaacaattacaacaaaaagaagataatgaaATGGGCATTATCAGCCCACTAGATCCATTACTCGTTAATCACATCGTGGGAGACTTCGACATTGCGTCCAGTCCCGACCACTCACATCACCTCCCAAAAAGTTCCCAGAGTGCAAAATCCGCATCTTATTCTCTTTACAGATTACAACCCCCTCACTTACGCCATGAATGTTACCATGACACGGCGATATTTCAAATCAATCAcgtatttttattattatatagcgATATTTCACATCAATCATACACTATTATACAAAGTTAAGATTAGAACACATTAGACAGGACGTGATATTTTGAAATATGCCACCAAATAAAACCATTCCaagcaactttctttttctcaaataatcattctgcattattttttttttaaagtataagtcAATGACGGATTTAGGATTTGATAGTCGGCTAGGCAAACGTATTTACTAATGCATCTCTATACATAAATTAAagtttaacaaaaacaaaaactaccaagaaaatgcaatgcaataaaaaattctcGGCCGGGTGGCCGCTTAGCTGAAAAAAGACTGAATCTGCCAttgcgatagtctaaactacaggAAGAGAAATacttctctcacacacacactatcacTGTGCTATAGGAGTTCAAACATAAAAACGGTAATTTGCAAGTCAATGTTAATTTTCCATTGGGCTAAACCCAGTTGGGGTTCtacataatattttaataccTTAAAATGAGTCGAAAAACACTAGTGCGAGTGCTTaacaaaaagataataggttaGTTTAGTTAATCGTCAAAAAATTTActtaataataaattagattaatcGCATGATATCAACTGTGCTAAAAAGAGAAATGTAGCTACCAATGTAAGTAATAATTGTgacaataataaaagaaagccAAAATGAAAGGGACCCATATGTCAATTAAGGACATTATTCTTCCCAGAAATTACCGTCAACTATATTTGTCAACTACAACccaaaaggaagagaaaaaaaaacaagcaaaaaggaaaaagttaGAAAttacagagagaaaaaataaaatttctgaTCTTTTTCCTCAACTCTGGCTCTGCTCCGCGGACTTGTAACTTTCTACGACGTGTTCCGGTTGCCCGGCGACATAATCCAGGAGGCCTTCACCGGAAGCCTCGGTAACCGGTAACGTGGTCTTCCCGAAGACAACAACAgcgaagagaaagagagcggtggagaggaagagaggCCAAAAGTAAGCCAAAATGGTCAGAAATCTAGGTGCTATGAGGGTTATGGCGTAAAGGGTAAGGCACAAAATGAGTGCAAAGAGGAAGTGGAACTTGAACTTGAGAAGCTTTTCTGGGATCTCCATGGGTTGGGTTTTGAGCAGATTGAAGGTTTGGGTTTGATTTTTgtagacagagagagagagagagagagagagagaggttatCTCTCAGTGCAGAGATTCTCTGGAGGGGAGAATGCTCTGTCTCCTAAACTTTTGTTTTGGagtgaaaatttatttaatttcccACAGGtcataatttcatcttttatgGTAATTAGCTTGCAGTTTGTTTACCAAAATGCCCATcatgaagaagaacaaagtttTCTTActtgaataataataaccaaGATAGATTTCAAACTTTTTTGTTACATTCTTCTATCTGCTCATAATGAACAACTTGGTGCGCAATTTGGTGAGCCACCTCGGAACAAATGGTACCAAAAgacaatataataaattaattaatacagTTCGAAGAGTGTGTTGAAgtgcaaaataaaattacttttttaaattgacatGTAGATAAGCAAAGTACAATTTGAACTTTACTTCCTACGAAAACTTTTGAGGACTAATTTTGAGTGTTATTTGCAAACCCTTTTGTTTGTTAAGGAAACATATACaatacaaagaaaattgtATTAATCatgacaaagagagagaggaatttAATGTTCGACTCTAATTATACTAATCCTGAATAATATTAAGTGAATTTCAAATCACTTAAAAACATGAATACTAAACAACGCACTCTTAGTTAAATAATGTGCAACACAGTTAGCTTCCCGACGCGTGTATAACACCTGATGAAAACAACAGTGAAatttatcccaaaaaaaaagttttacaACAATAATGAAGGTGGTTAGAgaatgtttgaatttttgttctttttccatAGTAAACAAGGGTGTTATAGTCATTTTGAGGAAAACTTAAATGCATCCACATATACACTGTCGGTTTTCAGTGAAAGACAAATTGTCGTGCTTCTTTTTCAAA belongs to Prunus persica cultivar Lovell chromosome G4, Prunus_persica_NCBIv2, whole genome shotgun sequence and includes:
- the LOC18781149 gene encoding two-pore potassium channel 1 — its product is MAMDDVREPLKSRKFRRCRSAPLAEHVPLETTNTGSVPVTESIFRNLHPSFRKVGIFLAFYLGIGTICFYLVRNQIKGEKTNGVLDAVYFCIVTMTTVGYGDLVPNSILSKLLACAFVFTGMALVGLILSKAADYLVEKQEILLAKALHMHQKVGHIQVLKDVETNSLKYKCIVAFILLLVLISAGTIFLATVEKLDLVDAFYCVCSTITTLGYGDKSFSTQAGRVFAIFWILTSTICLAQFFLYIAELNSQSRQRALVKWVLSRRTTNVDLEAADLDGDGVVGAAEFIIYKLKEMGKISQEDIRLVMEEFEDLDVDQSGTLSLSDIMLAQPPSTEK
- the LOC18778362 gene encoding uncharacterized protein LOC18778362, which codes for MEIPEKLLKFKFHFLFALILCLTLYAITLIAPRFLTILAYFWPLFLSTALFLFAVVVFGKTTLPVTEASGEGLLDYVAGQPEHVVESYKSAEQSQS